The following coding sequences lie in one Enterococcus sp. 9E7_DIV0242 genomic window:
- the ilvB gene encoding biosynthetic-type acetolactate synthase large subunit gives MENMKSGSKILIDSLLRQGVEMIFGYPGGAVLPLYDALYDGELTHILTRHEQGAVHAAEGYAKATGKPGVVVVTSGPGATNAVTGIADAMSDSVPLIVFTGQVTTNGIGKDAFQEADMVGITMPITKNNYQVRDTCDLPRIIDEAFHIATTGRKGPVVIDLPKDMTIIEAEAVHPPELVLPSYQPTVYPNKLQVKKLMEELKTAKKPLVLVGAGVVQANASKELTAFVEKYQLPVLSTLLGLGAIPSEHELFLGMGGMHGSFAANMALTDCDLLINMGSRFDDRLASAPQEFVPNAVVAHIDIDPAEIGKIIETKIPIVADAKETLVEMLAYDCEEISEHWTDWRKINLSRKKLHPFKYDKEQREEIKPQKVIEYIGELTNGEAIVTTDVGQHQMWTAQFYPFKNEKQFITSGGLGTMGYGIPAAIGAQLGCRDKQVVLFVGDGGFQMTNQEMAILHEYDLPIKIVLLNNQSLGMVRQWQESFFNQRRSESVFKSQPDFIKLSEAYGVKAVQISDPDTVEEELKQAFEEKGPMLIEVRVSQSEHVLPMVPAGKPNYQMLGVE, from the coding sequence ATGGAAAATATGAAAAGTGGATCAAAAATACTGATAGACTCTCTGCTTCGGCAAGGAGTAGAGATGATCTTTGGTTATCCGGGGGGAGCTGTGTTGCCACTATATGATGCGCTCTATGATGGAGAGTTGACTCATATACTGACAAGACATGAGCAAGGCGCAGTACATGCAGCAGAAGGCTATGCAAAGGCGACTGGAAAACCGGGAGTGGTTGTTGTAACGAGTGGCCCGGGAGCTACAAATGCTGTAACAGGAATCGCAGATGCAATGAGCGATTCTGTACCGTTGATTGTGTTTACCGGGCAAGTAACGACGAATGGCATTGGAAAAGATGCTTTTCAAGAAGCCGATATGGTCGGCATCACGATGCCGATCACTAAGAATAATTATCAGGTCAGAGATACCTGCGATCTTCCTAGAATCATCGATGAGGCCTTTCATATTGCGACAACAGGAAGAAAAGGTCCTGTTGTCATCGACTTACCGAAGGATATGACCATTATAGAAGCAGAGGCTGTTCATCCGCCGGAATTGGTTCTACCAAGCTATCAACCGACTGTTTATCCTAATAAACTGCAGGTCAAGAAGCTGATGGAAGAGTTGAAAACAGCAAAAAAACCGTTGGTATTGGTCGGAGCAGGTGTTGTTCAAGCCAATGCAAGCAAAGAGCTGACTGCGTTTGTCGAGAAATACCAACTGCCGGTATTGAGTACATTGTTAGGCTTGGGCGCAATCCCTTCAGAACATGAGCTTTTTCTTGGCATGGGCGGGATGCACGGTTCTTTTGCCGCAAACATGGCTCTGACGGATTGTGATTTATTAATCAATATGGGGTCAAGATTTGATGATCGATTGGCGAGTGCACCACAGGAGTTCGTACCGAATGCAGTCGTTGCTCATATTGACATCGATCCTGCTGAAATTGGAAAGATCATTGAAACGAAAATTCCAATTGTAGCCGATGCCAAAGAAACGCTAGTGGAAATGCTGGCTTATGATTGTGAGGAAATCAGTGAACATTGGACAGATTGGCGAAAAATCAACCTTTCCAGAAAGAAACTGCATCCGTTCAAGTATGACAAGGAACAGCGCGAAGAAATCAAACCTCAAAAGGTTATTGAATACATCGGGGAGCTGACGAATGGAGAAGCAATCGTAACAACTGATGTCGGTCAGCATCAGATGTGGACGGCTCAATTTTATCCGTTCAAAAATGAGAAGCAGTTTATTACAAGTGGTGGTTTGGGAACGATGGGCTATGGCATACCAGCAGCGATTGGGGCCCAACTAGGCTGTAGGGATAAACAGGTCGTCTTGTTTGTTGGCGATGGCGGATTTCAAATGACCAATCAGGAAATGGCAATTCTTCATGAATACGATTTGCCAATAAAAATCGTTTTGCTAAACAATCAATCATTGGGAATGGTTCGCCAATGGCAGGAAAGCTTCTTTAATCAACGGCGTTCAGAATCTGTTTTCAAAAGCCAGCCAGACTTCATCAAGTTATCTGAAGCTTATGGTGTAAAAGCTGTGCAGATTTCTGATCCGGATACAGTTGAAGAAGAGTTAAAACAGGCGTTTGAGGAAAAAGGTCCGATGCTGATCGAGGTTCGTGTTTCTCAAAGCGAGCATGTTCTGCCGATGGTGCCAGCAGGCAAGCCGAATTATCAAATGTTGGGGGTGGAGTAA
- the ilvN gene encoding acetolactate synthase small subunit has translation MRRIITATVYNNSGVLNRFSGVLTRRQVNIDSISVGPTEQENISRITIIVQINDLGESEQITKQLNKQVDVIKVSDITDEPHLERELALIKLNAPAAIRSELFSVIDPFRANVIDVGTKTVVIQVTGTSEKISAFVDVVSPYGIKQLARTGVTGFTRGNH, from the coding sequence ATGAGACGAATCATAACAGCAACCGTTTATAACAATTCAGGTGTTCTCAATCGCTTCAGTGGTGTGTTAACCCGCCGACAGGTAAACATCGACAGTATTTCTGTAGGGCCGACAGAGCAGGAAAATATTTCGAGAATCACAATCATCGTACAAATTAATGATTTGGGCGAGAGCGAGCAAATCACAAAGCAACTGAACAAACAAGTAGATGTGATCAAGGTTTCTGATATCACGGATGAGCCGCATTTAGAGCGTGAGTTAGCGCTGATCAAGCTGAATGCTCCGGCGGCGATTCGTTCAGAATTATTCTCAGTCATTGATCCATTTCGAGCAAATGTTATCGATGTTGGGACAAAAACAGTGGTAATACAGGTAACAGGAACAAGCGAAAAAATCAGTGCATTTGTCGATGTGGTTTCACCATATGGCATCAAGCAACTGGCACGAACAGGGGTTACAGGCTTCACCAGAGGGAATCATTAA
- the ilvC gene encoding ketol-acid reductoisomerase, translating to MAKVYYNDSVEKNVLEGKTVAIIGYGSQGHAHAQNLRDNGNQVVIGIREGKSAEAARNDGFDVLSAADAAKKAQVVMILAPDEIQGDLYDNEIAPNLVAGDALAFAHGFNIHFDVIKPPKDVDVFLVAPKGPGHLVRRTFTEGFAVPALFAVYQDATGTARDVALSYAKGIGATRVGVLETTFKEETETDLFGEQAVLCGGLTSLIEAGFETLTEAGYQPELAYFEVCHEMKLIVDLIYEGGFEKMRNSISNTAEYGDYVSGPRVITEQAKANMKDVLTDIQNGNFAKGFVDDNKNGFKEFYKMREENAGHPIEKVGAELRKMMPFVSQND from the coding sequence ATGGCAAAAGTTTATTACAATGACTCAGTTGAAAAAAATGTACTGGAAGGTAAAACAGTAGCAATCATCGGATACGGTTCTCAAGGACATGCTCATGCACAGAACTTAAGAGATAATGGCAATCAGGTAGTGATTGGTATTCGAGAAGGAAAATCTGCTGAGGCAGCTAGAAATGATGGTTTCGATGTATTATCAGCCGCAGATGCTGCGAAAAAGGCGCAAGTCGTAATGATTTTAGCGCCAGATGAAATTCAAGGCGATTTGTATGACAATGAAATTGCGCCGAATTTGGTAGCAGGTGATGCATTGGCTTTTGCGCACGGCTTCAATATTCATTTTGACGTAATCAAACCTCCAAAAGATGTGGATGTCTTTTTGGTAGCTCCGAAAGGCCCTGGACATCTAGTTCGTCGTACATTTACAGAAGGATTTGCCGTACCAGCTTTGTTTGCTGTTTATCAAGACGCAACAGGAACTGCTCGTGATGTGGCCCTTTCTTATGCAAAAGGAATTGGTGCAACTCGTGTAGGTGTTTTGGAAACAACATTCAAGGAAGAAACAGAAACAGATCTATTTGGAGAACAAGCGGTACTTTGCGGTGGATTGACTAGTTTGATCGAAGCTGGCTTTGAAACACTGACAGAGGCCGGCTATCAGCCAGAGCTTGCTTACTTTGAAGTTTGTCACGAGATGAAGCTGATCGTTGACTTGATTTACGAGGGAGGCTTTGAGAAAATGCGTAATTCTATCTCAAATACTGCGGAATATGGCGATTATGTTTCAGGCCCTCGTGTAATCACAGAGCAAGCAAAAGCAAACATGAAGGATGTACTGACAGATATCCAAAATGGAAATTTTGCGAAGGGCTTTGTGGATGACAATAAAAATGGCTTTAAAGAGTTTTATAAAATGAGAGAAGAAAATGCCGGACACCCAATCGAAAAAGTGGGTGCAGAG